One genomic window of Ferrimicrobium acidiphilum DSM 19497 includes the following:
- a CDS encoding helix-turn-helix domain-containing protein: MRATSLVKQMLGLRSVTVIEVLVRPHELLIKLRLTRSRLVCPKCSYTTRSCYDTRTLDSRWRHLDIGIHQTWLSCQLRRLRCPTHGVITEAVPFARPVGESRFTRDFEHLVAWACAKMDKTTVTKLLRVAWRTVGTICERVVTPRARSQPS; this comes from the coding sequence GTGCGCGCTACCTCTCTAGTTAAGCAGATGCTGGGCCTTCGCAGTGTCACCGTCATCGAGGTTTTAGTTCGTCCACACGAACTGCTGATAAAACTTAGGCTTACCCGATCGCGGTTGGTATGCCCGAAGTGCTCCTATACGACCCGGTCCTGTTATGACACGAGAACGCTCGACTCACGTTGGAGACACCTCGACATCGGGATTCACCAGACGTGGCTCTCGTGCCAACTGAGACGACTCCGGTGTCCAACCCACGGGGTGATCACTGAGGCAGTACCATTTGCCCGACCAGTTGGGGAGTCGCGGTTTACGAGGGACTTCGAGCACCTGGTAGCTTGGGCATGTGCCAAGATGGATAAGACCACGGTGACAAAACTGCTCAGAGTCGCCTGGCGTACGGTAGGAACGAT